The Lactuca sativa cultivar Salinas chromosome 2, Lsat_Salinas_v11, whole genome shotgun sequence genome includes a window with the following:
- the LOC128132468 gene encoding isoleucine--tRNA ligase, chloroplastic/mitochondrial-like, with protein MKDLGIPEEKTKPDLKRLLQLCDKNWELIEEKNYRALADAIFDTQESEEVEHKKKLDVLHSLDQDARNGLTPIKLRAKSAKFAKATVKAQMASFKRFGVWADWDHPYLTLDPEYEAAQIEVFGQMVFKRYIYRRRKPVHWSPSSRTALAEAELEYPEVHVSKSMYAIFKLLTTPTKDGLLDEFPKLSLAIWTTTPWTIPANAAVAVNSKLQYAIVEVQSPSPDVTSSSEDGKKRIGSVLKGSKIPFFIVALDLLSTLESKWNVKLVVKKTVFGSDLENCRYAHPINGEECPVVIGGDYITTESGTGLVHTAPGHGQDDYITGLKYNLPIISPVDDEGKFTEEAGIFKGLDVLGDGNVAVIDHLDQLSSIIMVEPYKHKYPYDWRTKKPTIFRATAQWFASVEGFREAAMDAISQVVWTPSQVLKKVRFGLLQGVVMGLQIPTRFEFYFASISDLSSPLQRLKNPSLHFNPSQLPVTHLPTRFTSLLGLDFVDVIAKLIMFSFSFSIYRINNGFGENPVKQPFECDD; from the exons ATGAAAGATCTTGGAATTCCTGAAGAAAAAACAAAGCCAGACTTAAAGAGGCTTTTACAACTTTGTGATAAGAACTGGGAGCTTATTGAAGAAAAAAACTATAGAGCTCTTGCTGATGCTATTTTTGATACCCAAGAGTCAGAG GAAGTAGAACACAAGAAAAAACTTGATG TATTGCACTCATTGGATCAAGATGCCAGAAACGGATTGACACCAATAAAATTAAGAGCAAAATCAGCTAAATTTGCTAAAGCAACAGTCAAGGCACAAATGGCATCATTCAAG AGATTTGGAGTATGGGCAGATTGGGATCATCCTTATCTCACTCTTGATCCAGAATATGAAGCTGCTCAG ATTGAAGTGTTTGggcaaatggttttcaaaaggtacATATACAGACGGAGAAAGCCAGTGCACTGGAGTCCTTCATCACGCACTGCTCTTGCAGAGGCTGAATTAGAG TATCCTGAAGTCCATGTTTCAAAGAGCATGTATGCAATTTTCAAATTACTAACTACTCCAACTAAAGATGGATTACTTGATGAATTTCCCAAATTGTCCCTTGCAATTTGGACCACAACTCCTTGGACTATTCCTGCAAATGCTG CTGTTGCAGTGAATTCCAAGCTCCAGTATGCCATTGTTGAAGTGCAATCACCTTCACCTGATGTTACTTCATCTTCTGAAGATGGAAAGAAGAGAATTGGTAGTGTTTTGAAAGGCTCTAAGATACCATTTTTCATTGTTGCACTTGACCTTTTGTCAACACTGGAATCCAAATGGAATGTGAAACTTGTTGTTAAGAAAACAGTTTTCGGTTCAGATCTTGAAAATTGCAG ATATGCACATCCAATAAATGGGGAAGAATGTCCAGTTGTGATTGGAGGAGATTACATCACAACAGAATCAGGAACAGGACTTGTCCATACTGCCCCTGGACATGGACAAGATGATTATATAACAGGATTAAAATACAATTTGCCAATAATATCCCCAGTAGACGATGAAGGAAAATTCACTGAAGAAGCTGGAATCTTTAAAGGGCTTGATGTGTTAGGAGATGGGAATGTTGCTGTAATTGATCACTTGGATCAACTTTCATCAATTATCATGGTGGAACCTTACA AGCATAAGTATCCTTATGATTGGAGGACAAAAAAGCCTACGATTTTTAGGGCAACTGCACAATGGTTTGCATCTGTTGAAGGATTCAGAGAGGCTGCTATGGATGCCATTAGTCAAGTAGTATGGACTCCATCTCAGGTACTAAAAAAGGTTCG GTTTGGGCTGTTACAGGGGGTAGTGATGGGATTGCAAATACCAACTCGGTTTGAGTTCTATTTTGCATCCATCTCTGATTTGAGTTCACCTCTTCAACGACTGAAGAATCCATCTCTTCATTTTAATCCATCGCAGCTCCCTGTGACACACTTACCAACTCGGTTCACCTCTTTGCTTG GTTTAGATTTTGTTGATGTCATAGCTAAACTAATTATGTTCTCTTTCTCCTTCTCCATTTACAGAATCAATAATGGGTTTGGGGAAAACCCTGTGAAACAGCCATTTGAATGTGATGATTAG